CTTCTGGCAGCAGTTCAAGGAGCACGGCTCGCTGCGCTTCGAGTCGATCAACCGTGCCAAGGACGGCCGGGAATACCCGGTGGAGATCTCGGTGCGCTACCTGACGGACGACGGCCGGGAGATCATGCACGCCTATGTCCGGGATATCACGGCGCACAAGCAGGCCATCATGGCCTACGAGAAGGCGCACAGCGAGCTGGAGCTGCGGGTTCAGGGCCGCACCGCCGAGCTCCGGAGGACGAACGAGCAGCTGGAAAGCGAGATCGCCGAGCACCGGCGGACAGCCGCGGCCTTGCGGCGCTCCACCGAGTTCTCGGAAATCGTCCTGAACAGCATGAGCGACGCCATCTCCCTGCTCGATGCATCCACCTTCCGGCTGGTCGGCTGCAACCGGGTCTTCCTGCAGGAATACGGGCTGACCGAGGAGGAGGCGATCGGTAAGCCCTGTTTTGCGCTCACCCACCATCGACGGACCCCGTGCGAGCCACCCAACCACCACTGCCCTTTGCAGGAGACCGCCCGCACCGGGACCACCGCCGAGGCGCTGCACGTTCATTTCACCAGGCAGGGGGAGCGGCGGTTTGTCGAGATCTCGACCACGCCGATCCGGGATGAGAACGGCGTCGTCGTCCAGGCGGTGCATGTGGCCCGGGACATCACGGAGCGGCGGCGGGCCGAGGACATCATCCGGTTTCAGATCCGGCTGGAAAAGCTGATCAATTCCATCTCGGCGAATCTGATCAATCTGCCGGCCGACGAGATCGATGCCGGCATCCAGTATGCCTTGCGTGCGGTGTGCGAGTTCAACCAGGTCGACCGGTGCTATCTGCTCCGCTTCGACGATACGGCATCGGCCTGCCACACCGTCCATGAGTGGTGCCGCGACGGGATGGCCTCCCAGCGCGATGTCCTCGAGCGCCTGCCGGTCGCGGAATTCACCTGGATGCTGGACAGGCTCCGGCGCATCGAGACCGTCATCCTGCCGAGCGTCGACGACCTGCCGGTGGAGGCGACCACCGAAAAAGGCTTCTTTGCCGCCCAGGCGATCGAATCGTTCATCGCTGTCCCCATGACGTACAACGGCGGGCTCAAGGGCTTTCTCGGCTTCGATTCGGTGCTGGAGAAGAAGATCTGGGGCAAGGAGTGCATCGCCATGCTCCAGATCGTGGCGGAGATCCTGACCAACGCCATCGAGCGGGGCAAGGCCGCGGCCGCCCTGCGGGAATCCCTGCGCGAGAAAGAGGTGCTCTTGCGGGAGATCCACCACCGGGTGAAGAACAACATGCAGGTCGTCTCCAGCCTGCTGGATCTCCAGGCCGACTATACCCGGGACGCCGAGCACCGGGAGATGTTTGCCGAGAGCCGCAACCGGATCCGCTCCATGGCCCTCATCCATGAGAAGCTCTACCGGTCGAAAGATCTGGCGAAGATCGACCTGGCAGACTATATCCATGATCTTGCCAGAAGCCTGT
This sequence is a window from Thermodesulfobacteriota bacterium. Protein-coding genes within it:
- a CDS encoding PAS domain S-box protein gives rise to the protein MIAQPSYEELQAEVAALRQLERQARLVRSCVDRAAESIFWVDRDARFIYVNDAACRHLGYSREELLALTVHDVDPVYRVEDWPDFWQQFKEHGSLRFESINRAKDGREYPVEISVRYLTDDGREIMHAYVRDITAHKQAIMAYEKAHSELELRVQGRTAELRRTNEQLESEIAEHRRTAAALRRSTEFSEIVLNSMSDAISLLDASTFRLVGCNRVFLQEYGLTEEEAIGKPCFALTHHRRTPCEPPNHHCPLQETARTGTTAEALHVHFTRQGERRFVEISTTPIRDENGVVVQAVHVARDITERRRAEDIIRFQIRLEKLINSISANLINLPADEIDAGIQYALRAVCEFNQVDRCYLLRFDDTASACHTVHEWCRDGMASQRDVLERLPVAEFTWMLDRLRRIETVILPSVDDLPVEATTEKGFFAAQAIESFIAVPMTYNGGLKGFLGFDSVLEKKIWGKECIAMLQIVAEILTNAIERGKAAAALRESLREKEVLLREIHHRVKNNMQVVSSLLDLQADYTRDAEHREMFAESRNRIRSMALIHEKLYRSKDLAKIDLADYIHDLARSLFDTYGVDTARISLQVEVQSVDLKMDTAISCGLILNELISNALKYAFPAGQEGVITVALRELGAGVVELVVRDNGVGLPAGLDVRNTDSLGLQLVVSVAEHQLGGKVAVRQDQGTEIRITVQERHG